One Hafnia alvei genomic window, TTTTGTTGGCGGGGGCCATTGAGACAAATCGCCGTTAGCAGCCCTGCGGGCTTTAATAGCGACAGGGCGCGCTGTATATGTCGAATATCCTGCGCATGGTTAAAGGGCGGATTCATGATGATTTTGTCGTACTGGACCGCCTGCCCATATTCCATAAAATCGCCGCACCAGACATTAACACCAGGAAACGCTCCCCGCAGATGCCCCACTAACGCCGCGTTAAGTTCCACCGCATCGCACCGCGCAAACGGGGCGGCGTGTTTGATTGCGCGTAAAATCGCCCCTGTTCCGGCGCTCGGCTCTAGTATGTAATCAGTATTCTTAACCTCCGCCAGTGTCACCAACCGCTTACAGGCGGGTTCTGGCGTCACAAAAAGCTGAGAGGCCGCGCTCACTTCAACCACTGGGGCGCGTTCATCGAGTTTTGCGCGCATCGTCTCAATGCGCTGTTTCAAATCGGTATTCATCATGTTCCCTTTTATGGCTCCCCGACAACGTCGGGGAGCACCCTTATTATTTTTTAGGAATTTCAACGGTTTTCATGTCGGTTATATACACCGTTAGCAGTGTGCAGCCGGTGGACATCACACGGCGGTAGCGGTACGCGCCATGCTCATCATTTTCAGCAACGCCACGCACACCCTTATAATCAGATGGCGTTTTTGCCCATTCGGCCTTTGTCATCGCTTTGAAGCCCTCCTCCTGATAATTGACGATAGGCGGGCGCTTTGCGGCGTTCTTGGCGGCGATCGCTTCTTCATCTGAAGGGGCTTTGTAGTCTGTGATGCGGTCAGGGGTGAGTTTCATCGTGCCTCTGAGCCCAACAAAACTATAGTGAGATGTCTCAATCGAGCTCACATCACCATTGCTTTTGTTGATGCGGATAATGCTCAACCACTCCCCGCGGCTTAACACCTGCCCGCCGATTTGGAATTCATTAGCACGGGTAATAATGCTACCGGCTTCGTTCAGCATCCCGCGCTCATAGCTTAGGCGGTTGCGGTAGTGCGCCGCCCAGCGTTGACGATGTTTCACGCTTTTTTCATGATTGGGGATCGCAATATCTCGGGCTTGTTCGGCGTCAATAATGCCCTCACTTAGGGCTGACCACAGGGACATAAACCCTTCATACTGGCTAATTTCTGCCGAGCGCGGGTACTTTTCGAGCGTGAAACAGCACGAAATATGATCATAATTACTGATAGCGCGCGCCATATTGAGATCAAGATTATCCGAGCGCCAGAGCTTCAAAAATTTCTCAGAAGCTACAATGTTTTTTTCAGCCTTACGTAAATCAGCCTCGATTTTTTTAATGCGGCGATAGCGAACGTCTGAGCGCTCTTTATATTTGGCATGTTTGAGGGATGCCTGCGCGCGCTCTTCCCAATATCCCGCGCGTTCAAACAACATCACGACGCGCTTCATTCCATTATCAATTTTTTTGGCGTGGTTACGCGCTTTACGTTCGCTGTGATGTCCGATGAGGATCGGCTGTCCAAGCGGAATGGCTGACGTTAGCGCATCAACATGCGCGAGCGCCTGCTCTGATTCTGCGGCGCGTTTTGAGCTGTAGTCGTTGAACCGCTCGGCGCGTTCTTCCTGACGCTCAAACAAGGTGCTGTCCTCGTCCTCAATATCACCCGCCAGAGAGATCAGCAAATCTTCACGCGATGGCGTCCATGCTGGCGCCACAAAAAACCCTTGTTTAGGTGCCCATTTGAAGCCCACGGCATGGACTTTTGAATAGGTTTCATCATCGAGATATTGCGATGCATAAAGACGCAGCTTGTTATCGTCAGGGGAATAGGTTGCACGATAGGTCGGTGCGTGGTTTTCAAAAGATGCATTTGTAGGCTTCGCTGTCGCGCCTTGGGTGTTGAGTTGTGGCATGTTTAAATCTCCTTATGGGGTTGAAGTGATGCTTTTGTGAGTATTCGCCGTCGCACACGTGTTCAAACCACACGAAGGAGCGCTGACAAGGCCGCCGAAGGCGTTCATACCAGCCTTGTCAGCTTGAGCGAGGAAGTGTGGTTGAATACATAGCGACGGTTGGAGTTACTCACGAGCGTTCACACGCCAAAGGGTGAAACAGGACACAATCGCGTAACGGGCATAGCGGCAGCGAAGACGTTACGCCCCTTAGCGCCGGCAGTCCCCTCGACGGCAGTGAAAGCGGCGTGACCAATAAGGTCACAGCAAGCGATGCTGTTGACCTTCCAGCAACGGCTCTACCCCGAATGGGCGCAGACGCGCAGGCGTGGCTGCGTAAAACTTGGCGTGCCCGGAAATCTGGGCGCGACTAGTTGTGTCAGTCGTCGTGTGTCGGAACGGCGCACGCCTTGGGTGCCCCAAAGAGTGATTTTGGGTGTGTTAAGGAGCAATGAAAAAAAGACCAAT contains:
- a CDS encoding methyltransferase, with product MNTDLKQRIETMRAKLDERAPVVEVSAASQLFVTPEPACKRLVTLAEVKNTDYILEPSAGTGAILRAIKHAAPFARCDAVELNAALVGHLRGAFPGVNVWCGDFMEYGQAVQYDKIIMNPPFNHAQDIRHIQRALSLLKPAGLLTAICLNGPRQQKILKPFCDVWEELPRGTFSYTDVATAIIRLRA
- a CDS encoding DUF3560 domain-containing protein, which codes for MPQLNTQGATAKPTNASFENHAPTYRATYSPDDNKLRLYASQYLDDETYSKVHAVGFKWAPKQGFFVAPAWTPSREDLLISLAGDIEDEDSTLFERQEERAERFNDYSSKRAAESEQALAHVDALTSAIPLGQPILIGHHSERKARNHAKKIDNGMKRVVMLFERAGYWEERAQASLKHAKYKERSDVRYRRIKKIEADLRKAEKNIVASEKFLKLWRSDNLDLNMARAISNYDHISCCFTLEKYPRSAEISQYEGFMSLWSALSEGIIDAEQARDIAIPNHEKSVKHRQRWAAHYRNRLSYERGMLNEAGSIITRANEFQIGGQVLSRGEWLSIIRINKSNGDVSSIETSHYSFVGLRGTMKLTPDRITDYKAPSDEEAIAAKNAAKRPPIVNYQEEGFKAMTKAEWAKTPSDYKGVRGVAENDEHGAYRYRRVMSTGCTLLTVYITDMKTVEIPKK